A part of Streptomyces sp. NBC_01235 genomic DNA contains:
- a CDS encoding sensor histidine kinase translates to MRATLRQAARATVHLFLAALMAFGSYIFITVLLITATGSVAVVGIWLLPETVLLIRRIAGAKRQLTASWTGREIPEAYRPITGPVRERLRTAVRDPGTLTDVRWMVAHYAYGWLTVLMLPLWPAGLLVDGVWSGLLGREALVLPLIVRLADLEARWSAALLRPSPKALLARRVEQLTATRADAVAAHGAELRRIERDLHDGAQARLVALSMRIGLARRAYGADPETARKLLADAQDQAEEALTELRHVVRGIHPPILTDRGLVGAVRALAAGSGLRVAVRADDPADGPRAPAAVEAAAYFVIAEALTNAAKYSGSERAEVVLARSRTGLSVRVRDQGCGGADERAGSGLLGMRRRVAALDGTVRVTSPVGGPTVVEVELPCVW, encoded by the coding sequence ATGCGCGCGACCCTGCGACAGGCTGCGCGGGCCACGGTTCACCTCTTCCTGGCCGCCCTCATGGCCTTCGGGTCGTACATCTTCATCACCGTCCTGCTGATCACCGCCACGGGCTCGGTCGCGGTGGTCGGGATCTGGCTGCTGCCCGAGACCGTGCTGCTGATCCGCCGGATAGCCGGCGCCAAGCGGCAGTTGACGGCGTCCTGGACCGGCCGGGAGATCCCCGAGGCGTACCGGCCGATCACCGGTCCCGTGCGTGAGCGGCTGCGGACGGCCGTCCGGGATCCCGGAACGCTCACCGACGTGCGCTGGATGGTGGCGCACTACGCCTACGGCTGGCTGACGGTGCTGATGCTGCCGCTGTGGCCGGCGGGGCTGCTCGTCGACGGGGTGTGGAGCGGGCTGCTGGGCCGGGAGGCGCTCGTCCTGCCGTTGATCGTCAGGCTCGCCGACCTCGAGGCGCGCTGGTCGGCCGCTCTGCTCCGGCCCTCCCCGAAGGCGCTGCTGGCCCGGCGCGTCGAGCAGCTGACCGCCACCCGGGCGGACGCGGTCGCCGCGCACGGCGCCGAACTGCGCCGTATCGAACGGGATCTGCACGACGGCGCCCAGGCGCGTCTCGTCGCGCTCTCCATGCGCATCGGGCTGGCCAGGCGGGCGTACGGGGCCGATCCCGAGACGGCGCGCAAGCTGCTGGCCGACGCGCAGGACCAGGCCGAGGAGGCGCTGACGGAGCTGCGGCACGTCGTGCGCGGCATCCATCCGCCCATCCTCACCGACCGGGGGCTCGTGGGCGCCGTACGGGCGCTCGCGGCCGGCAGCGGCCTGCGGGTGGCGGTGCGGGCGGACGATCCGGCGGACGGGCCCCGGGCCCCGGCCGCGGTGGAGGCGGCCGCCTACTTCGTGATCGCCGAGGCGCTGACCAACGCCGCCAAGTACAGCGGGTCCGAGCGGGCGGAGGTCGTCCTGGCGCGCTCCCGGACCGGGCTGAGCGTGCGGGTGCGCGACCAGGGGTGCGGCGGCGCCGACGAGAGGGCCGGATCGGGGCTGCTGGGGATGCGGCGCCGAGTCGCCGCGCTCGACGGGACGGTGCGGGTGACGAGCCCCGTGGGCGGGCCGACGGTGGTCGAGGTGGAGCTGCCGTGCGTGTGGTGA
- a CDS encoding SDR family NAD(P)-dependent oxidoreductase, with translation MSSDHIGGTDLDGRTVVVTGAGSGLGRTTALALALRGAKVLIADADAEGAHGTVKAIGNAGGYAVAVVGDLAGQEVVDDVVATTLCAFGALDVLVHATVVVDELLTRAVLPHMLNAGGGSVVFAASAPGVADLVASLEVAYRARGIRAAAVGPTAGPGPKERAAAVVRLALDGDRSVL, from the coding sequence ATGAGCAGCGACCACATCGGCGGCACGGACCTCGACGGGCGCACCGTCGTCGTCACGGGCGCCGGGTCCGGCCTCGGGCGCACCACTGCGCTGGCCCTCGCCCTGCGCGGTGCGAAGGTACTGATCGCGGACGCGGACGCGGAAGGCGCGCACGGCACGGTCAAGGCGATCGGGAACGCGGGCGGCTACGCCGTCGCGGTCGTCGGCGACCTCGCTGGACAGGAGGTCGTGGACGACGTCGTGGCCACCACGCTGTGCGCCTTCGGCGCGCTGGACGTCCTGGTGCACGCCACCGTGGTCGTGGACGAACTGCTCACGCGCGCCGTGCTCCCGCACATGCTGAACGCCGGCGGCGGCTCCGTCGTCTTCGCCGCGTCCGCCCCCGGTGTCGCCGACCTCGTGGCGTCGCTCGAGGTGGCCTACCGCGCCCGCGGTATTCGCGCCGCGGCCGTCGGCCCGACCGCCGGGCCCGGGCCGAAGGAGCGGGCCGCGGCCGTCGTGCGCCTCGCCCTCGACGGCGACCGGTCCGTCTTATGA